One window from the genome of Nicotiana tomentosiformis chromosome 5, ASM39032v3, whole genome shotgun sequence encodes:
- the LOC138892058 gene encoding uncharacterized protein, which yields MVVIMVEQEQWPKCLVVVWPTLYKDASDLVKICNECQRADAISKKNEMPLITILEIDIFDVWIIYFMGLFMSSCGNTYILVAVDYVSKWVEAVPLPNNEARSLVAFLKKNMFTRFITPRAIKRDGGHTFATKLLTPYLESMV from the coding sequence atggtggtcatcatggtggagcaagaacagtggccaaagtgcttagttgtggtttggcctactctttacaaggatgctagtgattTGGTGAAAATATGtaatgaatgtcaacgggccgatgcaatctcaaagaaaaatgaaatgcctctcataACCATcttagagattgatattttcgatgtttgGATCATTTACTTCATGGGCCTTTTTATGagctcttgtggaaacacctacatcttggtcgcagtggattatgtgtccaaatgggttgaggccgtccctttacccaacaatgaggcaagaagtctagtggctttcttgaagaagaatatgtTTACAAGATTTATTACTCCACGTGCAATCAAAAGAGATGggggtcacacttttgcaacaaagcttttgacaccttacttagaaagtatggtgTGA